One stretch of Halobaculum marinum DNA includes these proteins:
- a CDS encoding histidine kinase dimerization/phospho-acceptor domain-containing protein, which translates to MTNSGGREEPRDDAVTRGAATRDGADAPAEVDDDAGPAWFSTALAASGVFTGALVVGTAALAFTSAGRSPGSIVLGLVGPLCAVWAYGVTLAWVARTRPPRHHHARLAGWLVIGVIPLVVGAVVMQAYSAAVGALSSFSPAAAGGWACGGVVFGAAVGIGDVRVRMRTAEAEEANARFERLVEVLTVLNRVLRHDVRNDLTVIAGYIDLARREGDASIAEYLDGIEARAERIERLSDHARLAEDAVLGDETIEGTTDLALVAERVVGTIARDFPAAAVSVQVNPEERAPASPATTCWSRLSTTSSRTPSSTPGARTRRST; encoded by the coding sequence GTGACGAACTCGGGCGGACGTGAGGAACCGAGAGACGACGCCGTGACCCGCGGCGCCGCGACTCGCGACGGCGCCGACGCGCCGGCGGAGGTCGACGACGACGCCGGACCGGCCTGGTTCTCCACCGCACTGGCGGCCAGCGGCGTGTTCACGGGGGCGCTCGTCGTCGGGACGGCCGCCCTCGCGTTCACCTCCGCGGGGCGGTCCCCGGGGTCGATCGTGTTGGGTCTCGTCGGCCCGCTGTGTGCGGTGTGGGCGTACGGCGTCACCCTCGCGTGGGTGGCGCGCACGCGCCCGCCGCGCCACCACCACGCCCGTCTCGCCGGCTGGCTGGTGATCGGGGTGATCCCGCTGGTGGTCGGTGCGGTCGTGATGCAGGCGTACAGCGCCGCCGTCGGGGCGCTGTCGTCGTTCTCGCCGGCGGCCGCGGGCGGGTGGGCCTGCGGCGGGGTCGTGTTCGGCGCCGCCGTCGGCATCGGCGACGTCCGCGTCCGGATGCGCACGGCGGAGGCCGAGGAGGCGAACGCCCGCTTCGAGCGACTCGTCGAGGTGCTCACCGTCCTCAACCGGGTGTTGCGCCACGACGTGCGCAACGACCTCACCGTGATCGCGGGGTACATCGACCTCGCGCGCCGCGAGGGCGACGCCTCCATCGCCGAGTACCTCGACGGCATCGAGGCACGCGCCGAGCGCATCGAGCGGCTGAGCGACCACGCGCGCCTCGCCGAGGACGCGGTGTTGGGCGACGAGACGATCGAGGGGACGACCGACCTCGCGCTCGTCGCCGAGCGCGTCGTCGGCACCATCGCCCGCGACTTCCCCGCCGCGGCGGTGTCGGTGCAGGTCAACCCCGAGGAACGAGCGCCCGCGTCCCCGGCCACGACCTGCTGGAGTCGGCTATCCACAACGTCGTCGAGAACGCCGTCGAGCACGCCGGGCGCGAGGACCCGACGGTCGACGTGA
- a CDS encoding phosphoglycerol geranylgeranyltransferase produces the protein MSAPWEEWDHILKIDPDKELHGDETFEDACKTGTDAIEIGGTLDVTSEKATRVIEACKAHDVPLYQEPSNPAVVVDDEALDGYLIPTVFNAGEPFWITGAHKEWVRIADDLDWDRTHTEAYIVLNPDASAAQLTSADCDLTPEEVGAYARVAEKMFGQDIVYVEYSGTLGDRKTVKAAHDALEESTLFYGGGIHDYDDAHAMGQVADTVVVGDLLHDEGADAVRETVEGVKDAHADLADA, from the coding sequence ATGAGTGCGCCCTGGGAGGAGTGGGACCACATCCTCAAGATCGACCCCGACAAGGAACTCCACGGCGACGAGACGTTCGAAGACGCCTGCAAGACCGGCACGGACGCCATCGAGATCGGCGGCACGCTCGACGTGACCTCCGAGAAGGCGACCCGTGTCATCGAGGCGTGCAAGGCCCACGACGTGCCGCTGTACCAGGAGCCGTCGAACCCGGCGGTCGTCGTCGACGACGAGGCGCTCGACGGCTACCTCATCCCGACGGTGTTCAACGCCGGCGAGCCGTTCTGGATCACCGGCGCCCACAAGGAGTGGGTCCGCATCGCCGACGACCTCGACTGGGACCGCACCCACACCGAGGCGTACATCGTGCTCAACCCCGACGCCTCCGCCGCACAGCTCACCAGCGCCGACTGCGACCTCACGCCCGAGGAGGTCGGCGCGTACGCCCGCGTCGCCGAGAAGATGTTCGGCCAGGACATCGTGTACGTCGAGTACTCCGGCACCCTCGGCGACCGCAAGACGGTGAAGGCGGCCCATGACGCACTCGAGGAGTCGACGCTGTTCTACGGCGGCGGCATCCACGACTACGATGACGCCCACGCGATGGGGCAGGTGGCCGACACCGTCGTCGTCGGCGACCTCCTCCACGACGAGGGCGCCGACGCGGTCCGTGAGACCGTCGAGGGCGTGAAAGACGCCCACGCCGACCTCGCCGACGCCTGA
- a CDS encoding creatininase family protein, translating into MPETEHDLATMTWEDAGDRFLGADGVVVPTGSTEQHSVHLPLSTDSLRAEHLSAELVEAAPDHDLDLLRAPTLPYGYSEHHMPFPGTVTLSQDTYKQALIDIGASLAEHGAQRIIFLNCHGGNTQALALASDRLSRDHDTTAHVVHWTDYGRDELEEHFGEGWGHAGDHETSFVELVRDDLVKAGKKEPQNAKDLPETTSWTYFSDVTELGGMGDPTNSDPEFMEGVVERTTERILEALNEDIAEGW; encoded by the coding sequence ATGCCCGAGACCGAACACGACCTCGCGACGATGACGTGGGAGGACGCCGGCGACCGCTTCCTCGGCGCCGACGGCGTCGTCGTCCCGACCGGCTCCACCGAACAGCACTCCGTCCACCTGCCGCTGTCGACCGACAGCCTCCGCGCCGAGCACCTCTCTGCGGAGTTGGTCGAGGCAGCGCCCGACCACGACCTCGACCTCCTGCGCGCGCCGACGCTCCCCTACGGCTACAGCGAACACCACATGCCGTTCCCCGGCACCGTCACGCTCTCGCAGGACACGTACAAGCAGGCGCTCATCGATATCGGCGCCTCCCTCGCGGAGCACGGCGCACAGCGCATCATCTTCCTCAACTGCCACGGCGGCAACACGCAGGCACTGGCGCTCGCGAGCGACCGCCTCAGCCGCGACCACGACACGACCGCCCACGTCGTCCACTGGACGGACTACGGGCGCGACGAGTTGGAAGAGCACTTCGGCGAGGGGTGGGGCCACGCCGGCGACCACGAGACGAGTTTCGTCGAACTCGTGCGCGACGACCTCGTGAAGGCCGGCAAAAAGGAGCCCCAGAACGCGAAGGACCTGCCCGAGACGACCTCGTGGACGTACTTCTCGGACGTGACCGAGTTGGGCGGGATGGGCGACCCGACGAACTCCGACCCCGAGTTCATGGAGGGGGTCGTAGAGCGGACGACCGAGCGGATCCTGGAGGCGTTGAACGAGGACATCGCCGAGGGGTGGTGA
- a CDS encoding bactofilin family protein: MTSTAARLLAVLFAVLVIASAPVAAADSRVGGTVVIAAGETVADDLEAVGGTVIIRGTVDGSVNAVGGTVVIAPTGVVRGDLTGAAGAITVEGRVEGATQVAAGSFVLREGGVLVGDAEVGAGEALIDGTTEGTLSLDAGTVVVGAGATVGGDLLYDTEQFTNEGATVAGDVRATDLEFGPEVTPGPLFTVPSWVSVVYTVLAHLALGGLLLALLPRFVSEVGDFGLTRTARSGGFGLAALVFAPVLLVLVAVTIIGIPLALLGAVAYGVLLWVGLVLGAYVLGTWGVRALDRADAEYARWYALLGGVLLVGISRFVPGGGLFRLALTVIGAGAVLLALNARRTGERGEEPVEPEVGSSGDPAA, encoded by the coding sequence ATGACATCCACAGCAGCGCGACTCCTCGCGGTGCTGTTCGCGGTCCTCGTGATCGCGAGCGCACCCGTCGCAGCCGCCGACTCCCGCGTGGGCGGAACCGTCGTGATCGCCGCGGGCGAGACGGTCGCCGACGACCTCGAAGCCGTCGGTGGCACCGTGATCATCCGCGGGACCGTCGACGGCAGCGTGAACGCCGTCGGTGGGACGGTCGTGATCGCGCCTACCGGCGTCGTCCGGGGGGACCTCACCGGCGCCGCGGGCGCCATCACCGTCGAGGGACGCGTCGAAGGCGCCACGCAGGTGGCCGCCGGCTCGTTCGTCCTCCGTGAGGGCGGCGTGCTCGTCGGCGACGCCGAGGTCGGCGCCGGCGAGGCGCTGATCGACGGGACCACCGAGGGTACTCTCTCGCTCGACGCCGGCACGGTCGTCGTCGGCGCGGGCGCCACCGTCGGGGGCGACCTCCTGTACGACACCGAGCAGTTCACGAATGAGGGCGCGACCGTCGCCGGCGACGTGCGCGCGACCGACCTGGAGTTCGGGCCCGAGGTGACTCCCGGTCCCCTGTTCACCGTCCCGTCGTGGGTGAGCGTCGTCTACACCGTGCTCGCCCACCTCGCGCTGGGTGGCCTCCTGCTGGCGCTGCTCCCGCGGTTCGTCTCGGAGGTCGGCGACTTCGGCCTCACCCGGACGGCCCGCAGCGGCGGGTTCGGCCTCGCGGCGCTCGTGTTCGCCCCGGTCCTGCTCGTGCTCGTCGCTGTGACGATCATCGGCATCCCGCTGGCCCTGCTGGGTGCGGTCGCCTACGGCGTCCTCCTGTGGGTCGGCTTGGTGCTCGGCGCCTACGTCCTCGGGACGTGGGGCGTCCGGGCACTCGACCGCGCGGACGCCGAGTACGCCCGCTGGTACGCGCTGCTCGGTGGCGTGCTCCTCGTGGGCATCTCGCGGTTCGTCCCCGGCGGCGGTCTGTTCCGGCTCGCGCTCACCGTGATCGGTGCCGGTGCGGTCCTCCTCGCCCTCAACGCCCGCCGGACGGGCGAGCGCGGCGAGGAGCCGGTGGAGCCCGAGGTTGGTTCCAGCGGCGACCCCGCGGCCTGA
- a CDS encoding alpha/beta hydrolase family protein: MTDTADTADAGYGVARFLAVDHVDSPTLTPDGRLLFLADTSGTPQVWTTDEPAAWPDRLTPHEERVSALAASPTDEAFVYAMDTGSDERDQLYHYDLATGVERALTADPDSTHSWGVWGPDGDRVAYAANRADDARFDVYVQSVEAPDDPAGEPERVFEGPGGFLSVAAFGPEGDRLVLTKAHSSYDEDLTLLDLATGETTRLSDDAEATYSHVHFDGAGGLVFVTNRGSDTAYVGRLSLDSGDVTPLAGHDEAPGNPGTDAWDVDALAFDPDTGRLAYTVNEGGYSSLHAGTLASDADGEFAFDSTPAPAVDGVVSDLTFGPDADRLVFTHTSPTTPYGVRAVAFGDDAATDWTPVGRNGLPDAAFHDPETVHYETFDGRGIPAYWTLPPGASAEDPVPVIVDIHGGPEHQRRPWFYPTKQFFLNRGYAVLEPNVRGSSGYGTAYSHLDDVEQRMDSVADVAAGVEWLADQPAVDDDRVVAYGRSYGGFMVLAAITEYPDLWAAAVDFVGIADFTTFLENTGEWRRSHREAEYGSLADDYDFLKAISPLTHIEEVRSPLFVQHGANDPRVPVGEAEQVVDAVREQGVPVEKLIFEDEGHHTTSRENLIAEFELIADFLDEHV, encoded by the coding sequence GTGACCGACACCGCCGACACCGCCGACGCGGGCTACGGCGTCGCCCGATTCCTCGCGGTCGACCACGTCGACTCGCCGACGCTGACGCCCGACGGGCGCCTCCTGTTCCTCGCGGACACCTCCGGCACGCCGCAGGTGTGGACGACCGACGAGCCGGCGGCGTGGCCCGACCGCCTCACGCCCCACGAGGAGCGCGTCTCCGCGCTGGCGGCCTCACCCACCGACGAGGCGTTCGTGTACGCGATGGACACCGGGAGCGACGAGCGCGACCAACTGTACCACTACGACCTCGCCACCGGCGTCGAGCGCGCGCTGACCGCCGACCCCGACTCGACCCACTCGTGGGGTGTGTGGGGACCCGACGGCGACCGCGTCGCCTACGCCGCCAACCGCGCGGACGACGCCCGATTCGACGTGTACGTGCAGTCGGTCGAGGCGCCAGACGACCCTGCGGGCGAGCCAGAGCGCGTGTTCGAGGGGCCGGGCGGGTTCCTCTCTGTCGCCGCCTTCGGGCCCGAGGGGGACCGGCTCGTGCTCACCAAAGCCCACTCCAGCTACGACGAGGACCTCACCCTCCTCGACCTGGCCACCGGCGAGACGACCCGCCTGTCGGACGACGCCGAGGCGACGTACTCGCACGTCCACTTCGACGGCGCCGGCGGTCTCGTGTTCGTCACGAACCGCGGGAGCGACACCGCCTACGTGGGCCGGCTCTCGCTCGACTCCGGCGACGTGACCCCACTGGCTGGTCACGACGAGGCGCCGGGCAACCCCGGCACCGACGCGTGGGACGTCGACGCGCTCGCGTTCGACCCCGACACCGGTCGCCTCGCGTACACTGTCAACGAGGGGGGCTACTCGTCGCTGCATGCGGGCACGCTCGCGTCCGACGCCGACGGCGAGTTCGCGTTCGACTCGACGCCCGCGCCCGCCGTCGACGGCGTCGTCTCGGACCTCACGTTCGGGCCCGACGCCGACCGCCTCGTGTTCACGCACACGTCGCCGACGACGCCGTACGGCGTGCGGGCGGTCGCGTTCGGCGACGACGCGGCGACCGACTGGACGCCGGTCGGTCGCAACGGACTCCCCGACGCCGCCTTCCACGACCCGGAGACGGTCCACTACGAGACGTTCGACGGGCGCGGCATCCCCGCCTACTGGACGCTCCCGCCGGGCGCGAGCGCCGAGGACCCGGTCCCCGTCATCGTCGACATCCACGGCGGCCCCGAACACCAGCGCCGCCCGTGGTTCTACCCGACGAAGCAGTTCTTCCTCAACAGGGGGTACGCCGTGTTGGAGCCGAACGTCCGCGGCTCCTCCGGCTACGGCACGGCGTACTCGCACCTCGACGACGTCGAGCAGCGGATGGACTCGGTCGCCGACGTGGCGGCGGGCGTCGAGTGGCTCGCCGACCAGCCCGCGGTCGACGACGACCGCGTCGTCGCCTACGGGCGCTCGTACGGCGGGTTCATGGTGCTCGCGGCCATCACCGAGTACCCCGACCTGTGGGCCGCAGCCGTCGACTTCGTCGGCATCGCGGACTTCACGACGTTCCTCGAGAACACCGGCGAGTGGCGCCGCAGCCACCGCGAGGCCGAGTACGGCTCCTTGGCGGACGACTACGACTTCCTGAAGGCCATCTCGCCGCTGACGCACATCGAGGAGGTACGCAGTCCCCTGTTCGTCCAACACGGCGCCAACGACCCGCGAGTGCCCGTCGGCGAGGCCGAACAGGTCGTCGACGCCGTCCGCGAGCAGGGCGTCCCGGTCGAGAAACTGATCTTCGAGGACGAGGGCCACCACACGACGAGTCGAGAGAACCTGATCGCGGAGTTCGAACTGATCGCCGACTTCCTGGACGAGCACGTCTGA
- a CDS encoding M20/M25/M40 family metallo-hydrolase, protein MSTDESAPASAADPVVADRIDDYRDSLFDLLRLPTISATGEGMDAGADAVCEFLADHGLDARRIETERYPLVYGERVAAAPDAPTVLFYGHYDVQPAEHPEQWDSPPFEPTVRDGSIYCRGAGDNKGQFAAHAFALDALGAADAVPEVTVKLLVEGGEESGSLGLKDYLDGTVADPEAESDAPAAAVRDADLVYVADGPQHRSGRPTLIYGNRGILTFQLDLETGNADLHSGNFGGPVPNAATELAEVVASLTAYGEGTDPERGYPSGGDRVAVDGFYDDVAVTDADRELVAALPDDADAVREELGLTHFATDRDYYERLLLEPTVTVNGLDAGYQGEGSKTVIPRAATAKLDSRLVPGQDPDRAFERIRDHVAGVHPDVEVTKGTGFPPMKTPVDTPASDPVRSALAAVWDADPVELPVLGGSLPAAFFRRVDALADVPVLVVPYANPDQGNHSPNEHLDLDCFERGIRTTAAVLERVAETNL, encoded by the coding sequence ATGTCCACCGACGAGTCCGCACCGGCGAGCGCGGCAGACCCCGTCGTCGCCGACCGCATCGACGACTACCGCGACTCGCTGTTCGACCTCCTCCGACTGCCGACGATCAGCGCGACCGGCGAGGGGATGGACGCCGGCGCCGACGCGGTCTGCGAGTTCCTTGCCGACCACGGCCTCGACGCGCGGCGCATCGAAACCGAGCGCTACCCGCTGGTGTACGGCGAGCGCGTCGCCGCCGCCCCCGACGCGCCGACGGTGCTGTTCTACGGTCACTACGACGTGCAGCCCGCCGAACACCCCGAGCAGTGGGACTCGCCACCGTTCGAGCCGACCGTGCGCGACGGGAGCATCTACTGCCGCGGCGCCGGCGACAACAAGGGGCAGTTCGCCGCCCACGCGTTCGCGCTCGACGCGCTCGGGGCCGCCGACGCGGTGCCCGAGGTGACGGTGAAACTCCTCGTCGAGGGCGGCGAGGAGAGCGGAAGTCTCGGGCTGAAGGACTACCTCGACGGCACTGTCGCGGACCCCGAAGCCGAGTCCGACGCGCCCGCGGCCGCCGTCCGCGACGCGGACCTAGTGTACGTCGCCGACGGCCCGCAGCACCGTTCGGGGCGCCCGACGCTCATCTACGGCAACCGCGGCATCCTCACGTTCCAACTGGACCTGGAGACGGGGAACGCGGACCTGCACTCGGGCAACTTCGGCGGCCCCGTCCCCAACGCCGCGACGGAACTCGCGGAGGTGGTGGCCTCCCTCACGGCGTACGGCGAGGGGACGGACCCCGAGCGCGGCTACCCCTCCGGCGGCGACCGGGTCGCCGTCGACGGCTTCTACGACGACGTGGCGGTCACCGACGCCGACCGCGAGTTGGTCGCGGCGCTCCCCGACGACGCGGACGCGGTGCGCGAGGAACTGGGCCTCACCCACTTCGCGACCGACCGGGACTACTACGAGCGCCTGTTGCTGGAGCCGACAGTCACGGTGAACGGCCTCGACGCGGGGTATCAGGGCGAGGGGAGTAAGACCGTCATCCCACGCGCGGCGACGGCGAAACTCGACTCGCGACTCGTCCCCGGGCAGGACCCGGACCGGGCGTTCGAGCGCATCCGCGACCACGTCGCCGGCGTCCACCCCGACGTCGAGGTGACGAAGGGGACCGGGTTCCCGCCGATGAAGACGCCGGTCGACACGCCAGCGAGCGATCCGGTTCGCTCGGCGCTGGCGGCCGTCTGGGACGCCGATCCGGTCGAACTCCCGGTCCTCGGCGGGTCACTCCCGGCGGCGTTCTTCCGTCGCGTCGACGCGCTCGCTGACGTACCGGTGCTCGTGGTGCCGTACGCGAACCCCGACCAGGGGAACCACTCGCCGAACGAGCACCTCGACCTCGACTGCTTCGAGCGTGGGATCCGGACGACGGCGGCGGTGCTGGAGCGAGTCGCCGAGACGAACCTGTAG
- a CDS encoding metal ABC transporter substrate-binding protein yields MEHTRRSVLASAGALTAGALAGCLGDTDAANAAESTTGPTAQASFFVFGDIAAEVAGEATTTDLLVPVGQHGHGWEPGPRIRESIRDADLLVHGMTGFQPWVDDVLGDLAADDSGVTTVDASAGVDLLPASADHEDGHDSEEEHHEEETHTEAHSEEEHHEEESGDEHDHENVDPHFWMDPLRVREATTTVREALSEVDPDAVDTHEANAESFRAALTSLDERIATLVDEASRDTVLVAGHNSFRYLSDRYGLHVEALTGVGPDDQPTTRDVERAREAVETHDLRYVCADPIESQRAADQLVAETAAEEVLPLTAMPGLTDEWADEDWGYLDVMEQVNLPTLERVLGE; encoded by the coding sequence ATGGAACACACCCGACGCTCGGTCCTCGCGTCCGCCGGTGCCCTCACAGCGGGGGCGCTGGCCGGCTGTCTCGGCGACACGGACGCCGCGAACGCTGCCGAGTCGACCACCGGCCCCACGGCACAGGCGTCGTTCTTCGTCTTCGGCGACATCGCCGCCGAGGTGGCGGGCGAGGCGACCACCACGGACCTCCTCGTGCCGGTCGGGCAACACGGCCACGGCTGGGAGCCGGGGCCGCGCATCCGCGAGTCGATCCGCGACGCCGACCTGCTCGTCCACGGCATGACGGGGTTCCAGCCGTGGGTCGACGACGTGCTCGGCGACCTCGCGGCTGACGACAGCGGTGTGACGACGGTCGACGCCAGCGCCGGCGTCGACCTCCTCCCCGCGAGCGCAGACCACGAGGACGGGCACGACAGCGAGGAGGAACACCACGAGGAGGAGACGCACACCGAAGCGCACAGCGAGGAGGAACACCACGAAGAGGAGTCGGGCGACGAGCACGACCACGAGAACGTCGACCCGCACTTCTGGATGGACCCCCTCCGCGTGCGCGAGGCGACCACGACCGTCCGCGAGGCGCTCTCCGAGGTCGACCCGGACGCGGTCGACACCCACGAAGCCAACGCCGAGTCGTTCCGCGCGGCGCTGACCTCGCTGGACGAGCGCATCGCCACGCTGGTCGACGAGGCGTCGCGCGACACCGTCCTCGTCGCCGGCCACAACTCCTTCCGCTACCTCAGCGACCGGTACGGGCTCCACGTCGAGGCGCTCACTGGCGTCGGCCCGGACGACCAGCCGACGACGCGCGACGTCGAGCGCGCTCGCGAGGCCGTCGAGACCCACGACCTCCGGTACGTCTGTGCGGACCCCATCGAGTCCCAGCGCGCCGCCGACCAACTGGTCGCGGAGACCGCCGCCGAGGAGGTGCTCCCCCTCACCGCGATGCCCGGGCTCACCGACGAGTGGGCCGACGAGGACTGGGGCTACCTCGACGTGATGGAGCAAGTGAACCTCCCGACGCTGGAGCGCGTCCTCGGCGAATGA
- a CDS encoding metal ABC transporter ATP-binding protein, whose product MSDARDTAVSFDDVSFAYGERSVVEDVSLTVEEGAFLGLVGPNGSGKTTLLKLAIGLIRPDSGSVTVFDDPAHRRGDGRRVGYVPQDVGGASDGMPITVAEVVRMGRYPGRLYRRFDADDRHAVAAAMDRVGIADLADRRIGRLSGGQRQRAFIARALAAEADLLALDEPTVGVDAESREAFYELLGELNAEGITVVLVEHDIGVVTAHASEIACLNRELFFHGDPDSFVETDALAEAYGNAHHVVAHDHP is encoded by the coding sequence ATGAGCGACGCCCGCGACACCGCCGTCAGCTTCGACGACGTGTCGTTCGCCTACGGCGAGCGCTCGGTCGTCGAGGACGTGTCGCTGACAGTCGAGGAGGGCGCGTTCCTCGGCCTCGTCGGGCCGAACGGCTCCGGGAAGACGACGCTGTTGAAGCTCGCGATCGGCCTGATTCGACCCGACAGCGGCTCGGTCACCGTGTTCGACGACCCCGCCCACCGCCGGGGCGACGGGCGGCGCGTCGGCTACGTCCCGCAGGACGTCGGCGGCGCGAGCGACGGGATGCCGATCACCGTCGCCGAGGTCGTTCGGATGGGGCGCTACCCAGGACGACTGTACCGCCGGTTCGACGCCGACGACCGGCATGCGGTCGCCGCGGCGATGGACCGCGTCGGCATCGCCGACCTCGCCGACCGTCGGATCGGGCGGCTCTCCGGGGGGCAACGCCAGCGGGCGTTCATCGCGCGGGCGCTGGCCGCCGAGGCTGACCTGCTCGCGCTCGACGAGCCGACCGTCGGCGTCGACGCCGAGTCGCGCGAGGCGTTCTACGAGTTGCTGGGCGAGTTGAACGCCGAGGGGATCACGGTGGTGCTCGTCGAGCACGACATCGGCGTCGTCACCGCGCACGCCTCTGAGATCGCGTGTCTGAATCGGGAGCTGTTCTTCCACGGCGACCCCGACTCGTTCGTCGAGACGGACGCGCTCGCGGAGGCGTACGGCAACGCACACCACGTCGTCGCCCACGACCACCCATGA
- a CDS encoding metal ABC transporter permease, whose protein sequence is MTGVTSLAALVVAVPLLFAGVADAGDRALGVLLDDLWGGVLDVLAGATGVDVLAFPFMQRAYLAAVCVAVVGPLVGSFLVHRELAMIGDTLAHAAFAGVAAGLFVNSVFATSVPPLATALVVAALAALVVQTLVDYAGTSRDTSLAMVLTGSFAVGSVLITATDGGIAVGINAYLFGSLATVSRGNAGILLAMTVVVGLAVGAAYRPLVYVTFDEVGARAAGIDAGWYTRLLAVLTAVVVVGAMQIMGVILVAAMLVVPVATAAPVTGFKRSMAASVVAGLVATVGGVTLSYWFDVAAGGTVVLVALATYVAVTGTVRGRRRIAVRRDSEATGVAADGGDNGT, encoded by the coding sequence ATGACCGGCGTCACCTCCCTCGCCGCGCTCGTGGTCGCGGTGCCGCTCCTCTTCGCCGGCGTCGCCGACGCCGGCGACCGCGCGCTCGGTGTCCTCCTCGACGACCTGTGGGGCGGCGTGCTCGACGTGCTCGCGGGCGCGACGGGCGTCGACGTGCTCGCGTTCCCGTTCATGCAGCGAGCGTACCTCGCGGCCGTCTGCGTCGCGGTGGTGGGCCCGCTCGTCGGGAGCTTCCTCGTCCATCGCGAGTTGGCGATGATCGGCGACACGCTCGCGCACGCCGCGTTCGCGGGCGTCGCCGCGGGCCTGTTCGTCAACAGCGTCTTCGCGACGAGCGTCCCGCCGCTGGCGACGGCGCTTGTCGTCGCCGCGCTGGCGGCGCTGGTCGTCCAGACGCTCGTTGACTACGCGGGCACCTCCCGCGACACGTCGCTGGCGATGGTGCTCACCGGATCGTTCGCCGTCGGGAGCGTCCTGATCACCGCGACCGACGGCGGCATCGCGGTCGGCATCAACGCCTACCTGTTCGGCTCGCTCGCGACCGTTTCGCGGGGCAACGCTGGCATCTTGCTCGCGATGACCGTCGTCGTCGGCCTCGCGGTTGGCGCGGCCTACCGCCCGCTCGTGTACGTCACCTTCGACGAGGTGGGCGCCCGCGCCGCCGGGATCGACGCCGGGTGGTACACCCGCCTGCTGGCGGTGCTCACCGCGGTCGTGGTCGTCGGCGCCATGCAGATCATGGGCGTCATCCTCGTCGCCGCGATGTTGGTGGTCCCCGTCGCGACCGCAGCCCCGGTCACGGGGTTCAAGCGGTCGATGGCCGCGAGCGTCGTCGCCGGCCTCGTCGCCACCGTCGGCGGCGTCACGCTGTCGTACTGGTTCGACGTGGCCGCGGGCGGCACCGTCGTCCTCGTCGCGCTCGCGACGTACGTCGCCGTCACGGGCACCGTGCGGGGCCGCCGGCGGATCGCCGTCCGCCGGGATTCGGAAGCGACGGGCGTCGCTGCAGACGGCGGCGACAACGGGACCTGA